CGCCGCCGTCGGCGTCGCGTACGGCCTGCCGATGGGCTTCCGCCCGCTCTGGCTGGTCGTCCACGCCGCCGTCGTCTACGGCTACTTCGTCGCCGGCGACGTCGTCGGCACCACCGCCGGCAAGCGGCTGCTCGGCCTGCGCGTCACCGGCGCCGCCGGGCGCGTGACGGCGGGCAGCGCCGCGCGGCGCGAGTCGTTCGTGCTGCTGGGCGCGGTGCCGTTCGCCGGGCCGCTGCTCGCGCTCGCGTCCTGGGTCGCGATCGGCGTCACCGCCCGCCGCGACGCGCAGGCGCGCGGCCTGCACGACACGTTCGCGGGCGGCACCCGCGTCGTTGCCGTCTAGGACCAGGCGACGAACGCCGCCGGGTCGGACAGGCAGCGGGCGACGTCGGCGAGGAACTGCGAGCCGAGCTGGCCGTCGACCATCCGGTGGTCGAACGACAGCGAGAGCTGCGTCACCTGCCGGATCGCGATCTGCCCCTCGTGGACCCACGGCTGCTCGCGGACGGCGCCGAAGCAGAGGATCGCCGCCTCGCCGGGGTTGAGGATCGGCGTGCCGTTGTCGACGCCGAACACCCCGACGTTGGTGATGGTGATCGTGCCGCCCTGCATGTCGGCCGGCGGCGTCTTGCCGTCCTTGGCGGTGGCCGTGAGGTCGTTGAGCGCGCGGACGAGGTCGGGCAGCGCCAGGTCCTGGGCGTCCTTGATGTTCGGGACCATGAGGCCGCGGGGGGTGGCGGCGGCGATGCCGAGGTTGACGTAGTGCTTGACGACGATCTCCTGCGCCGCCTCGTCCCACGTCGCGTTGATCTCCGGGTTGCGCCGGACGGCGAGGACCAGCGCGCGGGCGACCAGCGCCAACGGCGTGACCTTGAGGCCGGCGAACTCCGGCAGCGCGCCGAGCTGCTTGCGCAGCTCCATCATCGGCGTGACGTCGACGGTGATGAACTCGGTGACGTGCGGCGCGGTGAACGCCGACGCGACCATGTTCTGCGCGGTGAGCTTGCGGACGCCCTTGATCGGGATGCGCGTCTCGCGCTCGCCGGTGAACACCGGGCGCGGTGCGGCGACCGCGGTGGGCGCCGAGGCGGCGGAGCCGGACACGGCGGCCTGGACGTCGTCGCGGGTGATGGAGCCGTTGGGGCCGGTGCCGTGCAGCAGGGACAGGTCGACGCCGAGGTCCTTGGCGAGCTTGCGGACCGGCGGCTTCGCCTTGGCGCGGGAGGTCGACGGCGCGACGAGCGCCGCGTGCTCGGCGACGGTGGCGGCGGACACGCGGGCGGGAGGGGGTTCAACTCCCCCCTCGCCCACCGTGGCTGCGGAGCGGCGGGGGCGGCGTTCGGCGGTGGTCTCCTTGACGCCGTAGCCGACGAGGACGGCGGTGCGACCGGTCGACGTCTTGCCGCCGATCTTGCCTTCCTCGATCTCCTCGGCGCCGGCGGAGCCGGTGAGCTCGGCCTGCACGGCCGCCCGGTAGCCGTCCTTGGGGTCGGTCTCGGCGGGCAGGTCGCCGGCGCCCGGGTCGGTGTCGACGGCGATGATCGGCTGGCCGACGTCGACGGTGGTGCCCTCGTCGTAGAACAGCTTGGTGACGACGCCGGTGTACGGCGACGGCACCTCGACGGCCGCCTTCGCCGTCTCGACCTCGACGATCGGCTGGCCGTCGCGGACCTCGTCGCCGGGGCCGACGAGCCACTTGAGGATCTCGCCCTCGGTGAGGCCCTCGCCGAGGTCGGGGAGCTTGAACTCCTTGATGCGCGACATGCGGGCCCCTACCAGGAGAACGTGCGGTCGACGGCGTCGAGCAGCCGGTCCAGGTCGGGGAGGTACTCCTCCTCCTGCCGGCTCGGCGGGTACGGCAGGTCGAAGCCGGTGACCCGGCCGACCGGCGCCTCGAGCGAGTAGAACGCCCGCTCGGTGATCTCGGCGGCGACCTCCGACGCCAGCGACCCCTCGCGCGGCGCCTCGGTGACGACGACGGCGCGGCCGGTCTTCTCCACCGACGCGAGCACCGGGCCGAGGTCGAGCGGCGAGAGCGAGCGCAGGTCGACGACCTCCAGCGAACGCCCGTCCGAACGCTCCGCGGCCGTGGCGGCGTCGAGCGCCACCCGGACCATCGGGCCGTACGCGAGCACCGTCACGTCGGAGCCCTCGCGGATCACCCGCGACGCGAACAGCGGGTCGGGCGTGATCGACGTGTCGAGCTCGGCCTTCTCCCAGTAGCGGCGCTTCGGCTCGAAGAACACCACCGGGTCGTCGCACGCGACGGCCTGCTGGATCATGAAGTACGCGTCGACCGGGTTGGAGCAGGCGACGACCTTGAGGCCCGCGGTGTGCGCGAAGTACGCCTCGGGCGACTCGCTGTGGTGCTCGACCGCGCCGATGCCGCCGCCGAACGGGATGCGGATGGTGATCGGCATCTTCACGTCGCCCTGCGAGCGGTAGTGCAGCTTGGCGACCTGGCTGACGATCTGGTCGAAGCCGGGGTAGACGAACCCGTCGAACTGGATCTCGCAGACCGGCCGGTAGCCGCGCATGGCGAGGCCGACGGCGGTGCCGATGATGCCGGACTCGGCGAGCGGCGTGTCGATGACGCGGTCCTCGCCGAAGTCCTTCTGCAGGCCGTCGGTGATGCGGAACACGCCGCCGAGCTTGCCGACGTCCTCGCCCATGATGACGACCTTGGGGTCGTTCTCCATGGCCTTGCGCAGGCCCTCGTTGAGGGCCTTGCCCAGGGTGATCTGTGCCATCAGTGGGCTCCCTCGAAGCCGGCGAGGTACTCGGCGAACTGCTCGCGCTGCTCCAGCAGGCGCGGCGTCGGCTCCGTGTACACGTTGTCGAACATCGCGATCGGGGCGGGGCTCGGCATCGAGCGGCAGCCGTCGCGCAGGTAGACGGCGAGGTCCTCGGCCTCCTTGTCGAGGGCCTCGAAGAACTCCTTGTCGGCGAGCTCGTTGCGGACGAGGAACGACTTCATCCGCTCCAGCGGGTCCTTGAGCTTCCACGCCTCGAGGTCGGCCGACAGGCGGTAGCGCGTCGGGTCGTCGGAGGTGGTGTGGGCGCCCATCCGGTACGTGTACGCCTCGATGAGCGTCGGGCCGTTGCCCTCCCGCGCGAAGTCGAGGGCGGCGCGGGTGACGGCGAGCGTCGCGAGCACGTCGTTGCCGTCGACGCGGACGCCGGGGAAGCCGAACCCCTGCGCGCGCCGGTACAGCGGGATGCGGGTCTGCCGCTCCAGCGGCTCGGAGATCGCCCACTGGTTGTTCTGGCAGAAGAAGACGATCGGCGCGTTGAACACCGCCGACCAGACGAACGCCTCGTTGACGTCGCCCTGGCTGGACGCGCCGTCGCCGAAGTAGGCGATGACGGCCTGGTCGCCGCCGTCCTTGGCGACGCCCATGGCGTAGCCGGTGGCGTGCAGCGTCTGCGAGCCGATGACGATCGTGTAGAGCGCGAAGTTCTTCTCGTTCGGGTCCCAGCCGCCGTGCGAGGCGCCGCGGAACAGCGCCAGCAGCTTCAACGGGTCGACGTCGCGGGTGAGCGCGACGCCGTGCTCCCGGTAGGTGGGGAACGCGAAGTCGGTCCGGCGCAGCGCGCGCCCGGAGCCGACCTGCGCGGCCTCCTGGCCGAGCAGCGACGCCCAGATGCCGAGCTCACCCTGCCGCTGGAGGGCGGTGGCCTCGACGTCGATGCGCCGGGTGAGGACGAGGTCGCGGTAGAGGCCGCGGTACTCCTCGTCGGTCAGCGAGATGTCGTAGTCGGGGTGGCTGACACGCTCACCCTCGGGCGTGAGCAGCTGTACGAGCTCCGCGCCGTCGTCCATGCGTTCGTCGTCTCCTTCGCGGGGTCGCCGCGTCCGGGGCCTGGCCGCGCGCGGCCCCCGGCCGGGGGCCGGTGGGTGACGAACGCGGGTGACGCTGCCTGGCCCGTGCGGGGTCTCGCGCGGGCGGGCAGGTCATTGTGACGCATGACCGGCGCGGGGCACTAGCCGGGGCGGCGGCGGGCGCCGCGGCGGGCTCAGCGGGCGCGGTGGACGTGCTCGGCGCGGTGTCCGCGCTTGGCCTTCGCCCGCTTGTGCGCGCTCTTGTCCTCGACCGGCGCGACCGGGTCGTTCGACGACGTGGAGGAGGACGTGAACGAGTAGCTGCTGAAGC
The sequence above is a segment of the Mycobacteriales bacterium genome. Coding sequences within it:
- the pdhA gene encoding pyruvate dehydrogenase (acetyl-transferring) E1 component subunit alpha, producing the protein MDDGAELVQLLTPEGERVSHPDYDISLTDEEYRGLYRDLVLTRRIDVEATALQRQGELGIWASLLGQEAAQVGSGRALRRTDFAFPTYREHGVALTRDVDPLKLLALFRGASHGGWDPNEKNFALYTIVIGSQTLHATGYAMGVAKDGGDQAVIAYFGDGASSQGDVNEAFVWSAVFNAPIVFFCQNNQWAISEPLERQTRIPLYRRAQGFGFPGVRVDGNDVLATLAVTRAALDFAREGNGPTLIEAYTYRMGAHTTSDDPTRYRLSADLEAWKLKDPLERMKSFLVRNELADKEFFEALDKEAEDLAVYLRDGCRSMPSPAPIAMFDNVYTEPTPRLLEQREQFAEYLAGFEGAH
- a CDS encoding alpha-ketoacid dehydrogenase subunit beta yields the protein MAQITLGKALNEGLRKAMENDPKVVIMGEDVGKLGGVFRITDGLQKDFGEDRVIDTPLAESGIIGTAVGLAMRGYRPVCEIQFDGFVYPGFDQIVSQVAKLHYRSQGDVKMPITIRIPFGGGIGAVEHHSESPEAYFAHTAGLKVVACSNPVDAYFMIQQAVACDDPVVFFEPKRRYWEKAELDTSITPDPLFASRVIREGSDVTVLAYGPMVRVALDAATAAERSDGRSLEVVDLRSLSPLDLGPVLASVEKTGRAVVVTEAPREGSLASEVAAEITERAFYSLEAPVGRVTGFDLPYPPSRQEEEYLPDLDRLLDAVDRTFSW
- a CDS encoding dihydrolipoamide acetyltransferase family protein, which produces MSRIKEFKLPDLGEGLTEGEILKWLVGPGDEVRDGQPIVEVETAKAAVEVPSPYTGVVTKLFYDEGTTVDVGQPIIAVDTDPGAGDLPAETDPKDGYRAAVQAELTGSAGAEEIEEGKIGGKTSTGRTAVLVGYGVKETTAERRPRRSAATVGEGGVEPPPARVSAATVAEHAALVAPSTSRAKAKPPVRKLAKDLGVDLSLLHGTGPNGSITRDDVQAAVSGSAASAPTAVAAPRPVFTGERETRIPIKGVRKLTAQNMVASAFTAPHVTEFITVDVTPMMELRKQLGALPEFAGLKVTPLALVARALVLAVRRNPEINATWDEAAQEIVVKHYVNLGIAAATPRGLMVPNIKDAQDLALPDLVRALNDLTATAKDGKTPPADMQGGTITITNVGVFGVDNGTPILNPGEAAILCFGAVREQPWVHEGQIAIRQVTQLSLSFDHRMVDGQLGSQFLADVARCLSDPAAFVAWS
- a CDS encoding RDD family protein, with the protein product MTPTLLRRLAARAVDGVLLAAVGVAYGLPMGFRPLWLVVHAAVVYGYFVAGDVVGTTAGKRLLGLRVTGAAGRVTAGSAARRESFVLLGAVPFAGPLLALASWVAIGVTARRDAQARGLHDTFAGGTRVVAV